A region of the Thermodesulfobacteriota bacterium genome:
CTACAGAAATATGCCTTATTTAATATTCAATTTCAAGGCTTTAATTCTTGCATACCAACCGTTTTTTAGTATAAGCTTTCTTAAGAAAGCACAGAATATCTTAATTAAACCATGCGGCTCTATCTTTCTTCCTGAAAAGCGCTGACACAAAATAAGGAGACATATCATGCGTATTGTTGATTTACGGTCTGACACCATTACAAAGCCAACGCCTTCCATGCAAAACGCAATGGCGCAAGCCGAAGTCGGAGACGATGTTTTTGGAGAGGACCCCACCGTTAATCGGCTGGAGGAAATGGCTGCTGACCGTATGGGAAAAGAAGCGGCGTTGTTTGTCGCCAGCGGAACAATGGCTAACCTGGTCAGTCAGCTGGCGCATTGTGGCAGGGGAGATGAGATGATTCTTGGAGATCAGGCCCACATTTTTTTCTATGAGCAGGGAGGTTCCGCTGCCATAGGAGGCATTCATCCCCGAACTGTACCCAACCAGCCGGATGGGAAAATAGCCCTTCAAGACATTGAGGCAGCGATTCGTCCCGATAACATACATTTCCCACGAACCAAAATAGTCCTGCTGGAAAATACACACAACCGTTGCAACGGGAATCCTCTTGAAGTGGATTATATGCAAAGCGTGGGGAAGCTGGCCCGGAGCCATGAACTGAAAGTGCATATTGACGGAGCAAGGATATTCAATGCTGCTGTTGCACTTGGAGTGAATGCCTGCGATCTGGTCAGCGATGCGGATTCTGTTTCTTTTTGCCTGAGCAAGGGCCTTGCAGCTCCGGTGGGCTCAATGGTTTGCGGTAGTGGTCCTTTTATTGAAAAAGCCCGTCGCGCCCGTAAAGTTCTGGGCGGGGGTATGCGACAGGCAGGAATACTGGCTGCGGCCGGAATCGTTTCACTGACTGAAATGACGGATCGCCTTTCCGAAGATCACGCCAATGCCAAAAGGCTTGCTGAGGGTTTGGCGGGAATAAACGGCATTTCAATAGACCCTGAACTGGTAAAGACCAATATTGTATTTTTTGATATCCTACGCAGCGATATGAACGCAGAGCAGCTTGCCGGTCAGCTTATATCCCGAGGCATTAAGGTGTTGCCGCTGGGTATGAATCAGCTAAGGGCTGTTACCCATTACCATATTACGCCGGATGATATTGAATATGCTTTAAACCAGTTTGCAAAAGTGATGGGATAATTTCTTTGTGACCGATCAGTTTCAATTTTCCTACAGCCACTAATAGCGCAATTCCATATTTTATAACATTAATGAAAAATTAACATAATCCTTATTATTTGCTGACTTAGTTTTTCTAGTTTATTGTCCATATGGTCTTGTCTGCAAATACGATTCTAACCTTAAACACCCTTTTTTCCCCAACAAAACATTTCCGTTTCATATTTATTCAAACTAATAAGGAAAGTGTCCATGAACAACGCCAAAGATTATATTGTTGATACCAATGTTCTTTTAGACGACCCTGGAGCGCTAGTAAAACTGCGAAATGGTAATGAAAATAGTATTTACATTCCCTACCATGTTTTGCTTGAGCTAAATAAATTAAAAAAAGACCCTCGTTTGGGGCATATCGTCAATCGGGTATTCCAAAACCTCTTCGATCTGGATGGCAACTATAAAATCTTAAAGCCCAATGGCATTGCCAAATCCTTTTCCAGCCTGGTGGATAATTTTATACTTGAAGAGATTCTAAAGAGCGGAATCAAGGCTCCGATTCTGGTAACCAACGACAAATTCCTTCAGCTGCAAGCCGGTTTAAATGGCATAAAGAGCGAGAGGTATAAAGATTCGGCGCCGTTTAAATCCGAGGCGGAATATTATACTGGTTTTGTTAAAAGTCGAGATGAGGTACTGCCCAATGCCTTTATGAGAAATGGCGAAGGTAAACCGGTGTTCTTTGGGAAAAGAGGGGAAAAGGTGATCGATTATCGGCATCGTGTGTGGAATATTGCACCACGTAATACTTACCAGAACATTGCTTTGGAATTAATGCTCAACGATGATATTCATGTGGTTTCCCTTCAAAGTGATGCTGGATACGGAAAAAGTTTTTTAGCCCTTGGTGCCGCCCTGTACCTCACGTTGGAAAAAAAGAGGTACGATAAAATTTATGTGATCAAGCCGATGATTGAAATCGGCCAGAAGCTTGGCTACCTACCCGGTAGTGTCGAAGAAAAGATGGAACCCTATATA
Encoded here:
- the ltaE gene encoding low-specificity L-threonine aldolase; protein product: MRIVDLRSDTITKPTPSMQNAMAQAEVGDDVFGEDPTVNRLEEMAADRMGKEAALFVASGTMANLVSQLAHCGRGDEMILGDQAHIFFYEQGGSAAIGGIHPRTVPNQPDGKIALQDIEAAIRPDNIHFPRTKIVLLENTHNRCNGNPLEVDYMQSVGKLARSHELKVHIDGARIFNAAVALGVNACDLVSDADSVSFCLSKGLAAPVGSMVCGSGPFIEKARRARKVLGGGMRQAGILAAAGIVSLTEMTDRLSEDHANAKRLAEGLAGINGISIDPELVKTNIVFFDILRSDMNAEQLAGQLISRGIKVLPLGMNQLRAVTHYHITPDDIEYALNQFAKVMG
- a CDS encoding PhoH family protein; translation: MNNAKDYIVDTNVLLDDPGALVKLRNGNENSIYIPYHVLLELNKLKKDPRLGHIVNRVFQNLFDLDGNYKILKPNGIAKSFSSLVDNFILEEILKSGIKAPILVTNDKFLQLQAGLNGIKSERYKDSAPFKSEAEYYTGFVKSRDEVLPNAFMRNGEGKPVFFGKRGEKVIDYRHRVWNIAPRNTYQNIALELMLNDDIHVVSLQSDAGYGKSFLALGAALYLTLEKKRYDKIYVIKPMIEIGQKLGYLPGSVEEKMEPYIRYISDLILKLHTLRPATRVIVNSEVYPIQFNPKRFKLLPLTYIRGMNIENAVVIIDEIQNMSRAEVRALLSRMGEGVKCICLGDTRQVDHPYLNVENNGMNWVVNKFKGNNIYAHLVLKGSQSRGPITDLVIKSGL